One part of the Osmerus mordax isolate fOsmMor3 chromosome 18, fOsmMor3.pri, whole genome shotgun sequence genome encodes these proteins:
- the fabp4a gene encoding fatty acid binding protein 4a, whose amino-acid sequence MVEKFIGTWKMISSENFDDYMKAIGVGFATRQVGNRTKPNLILSIEDQGVICMKSQSTFKTTEIKFKLNEPFEETTADDRKTTTVMTIENGKLVQKQSWDGKETNIEREVTDGKLIAKCCMGDVVAVRTYVKEA is encoded by the exons ATGGTTGAGAAGTTTATTGGGACTTGGAAAATGATTTCCAGCGAGAACTTCGATGATTATATGAAGGCTATAG GTGTTGGATTTGCCACCCGACAGGTGGGAAATCGGACCAAGCCCAATCTGATTTTGAGCATAGAAGACCAAGGTGTTATTTGTATGAAGTCCCAGAGCACCTTCAAAACGACTGAGATTAAATTCAAACTCAACGAGCCATTCGAGGAGACTACTGCGGACGACAGAAAAACAACG ACTGTTATGACTATTGAAAATGGCAAACTTGTGCAAAAACAAAGCTGGGATGGCAAAGAGACTAACATTGAGAGGGAGGTGACAGATGGAAAATTGATAGCG AAATGCTGCATGGGAGATGTGGTGGCAGTGAGGACATATGTGAAGGAGGCATGA
- the mrpl53 gene encoding 39S ribosomal protein L53, mitochondrial yields the protein MAASSRSAVVLKAIKSIVVQFCPFESNVRSTREFLVRVGSEKARMTNMNCEVTTKVKHDKSEPLVDITFTDGEKLVMKGAGLTCKEMITALQSRCIAKDPQARAGAKK from the exons ATGGCAGCTTCCAGTCGGTCAGCCGTTGTACTAAAAGCCATTAAGAGTATCGTTGTACAGTTTTGTCCCTTTGAGTCTAATGTTCGTTCAACACG GGAGTTTCTGGTCAGGGTGGGATCGGAAAAGGCCAGAATGACCAACATGAACTGTGAGGTGACCACAAAAGTGAAACATGACAAGTCTGAACCTTTGGTGGACATCACATTCA CGGATGGGGAGAAGTTGGTGATGAAGGGAGCTGGACTGACCTGCAAGGAGATGATTACAGCACTGCAGTCACGCTGCATAGCCAAGGACCCTCAGGCCAGAGCTGGAGCGAAGAAATAG